A window from Sphingobacterium hotanense encodes these proteins:
- a CDS encoding sensor histidine kinase, which translates to MKKRSITLIIGLMSIALLGVMAMQYYFIRESFKQKSKLFDEAVKASLTAVANKIERIEIYEFARQQERENQEKFRQDQERLQKNEQILALQVKYQDSIKLLQRLAFSHTQRFNEMETRLNQQYPTVLISNNFYETYIRRKEYNHLVRITLEQGYTSEMTIGEFARVYAIREVKEVKAKDDSARYVIPIFGPNSAITATFEIRTLPPPVDLRVLSQIDVLEKKLNKLRNQKLIGAETLFDSLKIMGGKQSAIMEDVAIGMQLSKRPLEQRIDKTQAVDLLINELDQRGINSSFVMQVRNSENSPLVFQAIFNYKDEKIKETDTPPMIYKARLFQSDEGKSPGELRVYFPNKGSVIASTMGYWLLPILALLALLIGCFAYTLSIIFRQKKISEMKTDFINNMTHEFKTPVATIMIASESLKDPEISADERRVSKLANIIYDENVRLGSHIERVLNIARLEKENLKIERTNVQINNLANAVLESMKLQLEKAEGTLNIHLDAEHDLVIGDELHLSNVMYNLVDNAIKYSKERPEITFKTFNRGKNIVIAVSDKGIGMTKDQAEKIFDQFYRIPTGNIHNVKGFGLGLSYVNDIIKRLNGKITVKSEKDKGTQFEVTLPLKHASQEVA; encoded by the coding sequence ATGAAGAAAAGAAGTATTACGTTGATTATTGGATTAATGTCCATTGCGCTCTTGGGTGTTATGGCCATGCAGTATTACTTCATCCGGGAATCATTCAAACAGAAGTCAAAGCTATTTGACGAGGCAGTGAAAGCCTCGCTGACGGCCGTCGCAAATAAAATTGAACGTATCGAAATATATGAGTTTGCCCGCCAGCAGGAACGTGAAAATCAAGAGAAATTCAGACAGGATCAGGAACGCTTGCAGAAGAACGAACAGATTTTAGCGCTCCAAGTTAAATATCAGGATAGCATCAAGTTGTTACAACGCCTTGCATTTTCACATACGCAGCGCTTCAATGAGATGGAAACCCGCTTGAATCAACAGTATCCAACCGTTTTGATCAGCAACAATTTCTACGAAACCTACATCCGCCGTAAAGAATACAATCATCTAGTTCGAATTACCTTAGAGCAGGGTTATACTAGCGAAATGACCATTGGAGAATTTGCGCGCGTTTATGCTATCCGCGAAGTCAAAGAAGTGAAAGCAAAAGACGATAGCGCACGCTATGTCATCCCTATTTTCGGACCGAATTCCGCAATCACAGCGACTTTCGAAATCAGAACCCTCCCTCCTCCTGTTGACCTGCGCGTACTCTCACAAATTGATGTATTAGAGAAGAAATTGAACAAACTCCGCAATCAGAAATTGATCGGTGCAGAAACACTTTTCGATTCCCTGAAGATCATGGGTGGAAAACAGAGTGCTATTATGGAGGATGTAGCGATCGGTATGCAATTATCGAAGCGTCCTTTAGAACAACGTATCGACAAAACGCAGGCTGTAGACTTACTGATCAATGAACTAGACCAACGTGGAATCAATTCCTCATTCGTGATGCAGGTTCGTAATTCAGAGAATAGTCCTTTGGTCTTCCAAGCAATCTTTAACTATAAAGATGAGAAGATTAAAGAAACCGATACCCCTCCAATGATTTACAAAGCGCGACTATTCCAGAGCGATGAAGGTAAATCTCCTGGTGAGCTGCGTGTATATTTCCCTAATAAAGGCTCTGTAATAGCGAGCACCATGGGTTATTGGTTGCTGCCAATCTTAGCCCTGCTGGCATTGCTTATAGGCTGTTTCGCCTATACGCTAAGCATTATCTTCCGTCAGAAGAAGATCTCCGAGATGAAAACGGATTTCATCAACAATATGACGCACGAATTCAAGACCCCTGTTGCCACTATCATGATTGCTTCGGAGTCATTAAAAGATCCGGAAATCTCTGCGGACGAGCGAAGGGTGAGCAAGCTTGCCAATATAATTTATGATGAAAACGTGCGCCTAGGTTCTCATATCGAGCGTGTCCTCAATATTGCTCGACTCGAAAAAGAGAATTTAAAAATCGAACGAACCAACGTACAGATCAACAATTTGGCAAATGCGGTGTTAGAAAGTATGAAGCTGCAATTAGAAAAAGCCGAAGGAACCTTAAATATACACCTGGATGCGGAGCATGATTTGGTGATTGGTGATGAGCTTCACTTATCGAATGTAATGTACAACTTGGTTGATAATGCCATTAAGTACAGTAAAGAACGTCCTGAAATAACTTTTAAAACATTCAACCGTGGGAAGAATATCGTAATCGCTGTTTCTGACAAAGGAATTGGAATGACAAAAGATCAAGCGGAGAAGATTTTTGATCAGTTTTACCGTATTCCGACTGGAAATATCCATAATGTCAAGGGTTTTGGATTGGGACTAAGTTATGTTAATGACATTATAAAACGCCTCAACGGAAAGATCACTGTGAAAAGCGAGAAAGATAAAGGCACACAATTTGAAGTAACTTTACCATTAAAGCATGCCTCACAAGAGGTTGCTTAA